In Salvelinus sp. IW2-2015 unplaced genomic scaffold, ASM291031v2 Un_scaffold9662, whole genome shotgun sequence, the DNA window TCACAGTGATGATCTGAGGGCCTAGCTCAGCAGGCATGTTGATGGCGGTCCTGATGGTGCCAAGGTGGCTGGTGATTGGGTTGGCCAGGAGGCTCACCTGGACTGGGACGTTATGAGCTGGGGAACCATCCTGGAAACTCACCTGGATCTGAAGAACACCGTTAGAACCCGTTAGAAGGTAACCTGATCCACCATCCTGACCACTGCGCTCTCGTTTCTTTTAACAGAATGTAAGCTTGTGAGATGAGGATGGTAGAACGAGGCTAGTTAGAGATATAAACACTTTAGACYTGGATCTGAACCACATTCTCTTAWCACAGAATKATATTATTATATTGCATCTCTATGGCTCTTATCTCCAACGACTCATAATTCATTCAAATAAGGTTGATCCTTTCTGTCTATAAAGCGTTGATGTTGTGACATTACCATAACGTCGAAGGGCAAGCCAGGCTTGTAGTACTTTGGTGTGTCTATGAAGGAGAGGACGTACGGGGACTCCACTATCTTAATACCAGACTTCTCTGCCTCCACCAGGTCACTGCCTATAGAGGAGTAGAAAGatacaagactgtgttagcccgctGAGTCAAAGTTTAGSCATTAGCttggggagctaacacaagtctttaGGTCTCAAGCAAGGTTTTAAATCAATCCTACCATAGTTTGATCGACTGGGTTCTAACCTAGGCATTAGCTTGGGAAGCTAACGTGAGTCATCAGGTTTTGGATAGCCTGCATCTGACCTTCTTCATTCAAAGGTCCATTGTAATTTAATTCAACTCAACTTAATTCAATAAAACTTTATTGACCTTACCTGATTTGGTCAGCACTGAGGCCTTGACGTAAATAGAGCTTCCAACCAGGGAGCGGAGGTCGGGGTAGGCCTTCCTGATCTCCGCCATGGTCAATGTAGCGGTGCCTTGCTGCAGCTGAAATGAAGGAAGGAMAATGGCGGTTGTTGTATGTTTACACTTTAC includes these proteins:
- the LOC112079806 gene encoding venom factor-like; translation: MFGVEVNKEKRRLPSVKQVTNLQQGTATLTMAEIRKAYPDLRSLVGSSIYVKASVLTKSGSDLVEAEKSGIKIVESPYVLSFIDTPKYYKPGLPFDVMIQVSFQDGSPAHNVPVQVSLLANPITSHLGTIRTAINMPAELGPQIITVIECWSSWLQAPQSIRPRERFNFRSGRWWRRGQGCTTVWGSNSMVSYDAGATVLLNTVEPPSSNK